In Raphanus sativus cultivar WK10039 unplaced genomic scaffold, ASM80110v3 Scaffold4314, whole genome shotgun sequence, the following are encoded in one genomic region:
- the LOC130507312 gene encoding uncharacterized protein LOC130507312, with protein sequence MTPQEVHQDQMLLKRRREDAKAAGKTLLLEETKQVSKLNLFATAKDIKTAVIEQSNFILVVYKELLSSTTNLAPEIPEEIECLLQEYEDVFPEDNPMGLPPIRGIEHQIDFVPGATLPNRPAYRTNPVETKELQKQVNDLLEKGHIRESMSPCAVPVLLGIQVDEEKVKAIREWPIPKSIGELC encoded by the exons ATGACACCTCAAGAAGTACACCAAGATCAAATGCTTCTCAAAAGGAGGAGGGAGGACGCCAAGGCTGCTGGTAAGACCTTGCTACTAGAAGAAACCAAACAGGTAAGTAAACTCAACCTCTTTGCTACTGCTAAGGATATTAAAACTGCTGTGATTGAACAATCAAATTTTATCCTAGTAGTTTATAAAGAATTGTTGAGCTCTACTACTAACCTTGCTCCTGAGATTCCAGAGGAGATTGAATGTCTTTTGCAGGAGTATGaggatgtgtttccagaagacaaTCCCATGGGGCTGCCGCCTATTAGGGGCATAGAGCACCAAATTGATTTTGTGCCAGGGGCTACCTTACCAAACCGTCCAGCATACAGGACCAATCCTGTGGAGACTAAGGAGCTTCAGAAACAAGTCAATGACCTGCTGGAGAAAGGCCATATCagggagagcatgagtccttgtgctgtacctGTTTTActg GGTATACaggttgatgaggagaaggtgaaagccatcAGGGAGTGGCCGATCCCTAAGTCTATTGGAGAG ctgtgttga